In Aquimarina spinulae, a single window of DNA contains:
- a CDS encoding NADPH-dependent FMN reductase, translating into MKKIIAFAGSNSSTSINHKLVEFVVSEIKGHDIRIINLVNYAMPMYSEDEEKKAGFPGMVMGLKQEISEADALIISVNEHNGSWSAFFKNVIDWLSRLDRNFLEGKKILLMSTSPGKRGGLSSLEFAKNVFPRFGAEIVESFSFPSFYDNFSIESNTVTDETLLLGLNEVLSTFAHQI; encoded by the coding sequence ATGAAGAAAATTATTGCCTTCGCAGGTTCTAATAGCAGTACTTCTATTAATCATAAACTCGTAGAGTTTGTAGTTTCAGAAATAAAGGGACATGATATAAGAATAATTAACCTGGTAAATTATGCTATGCCAATGTATAGTGAAGATGAAGAAAAAAAAGCTGGTTTCCCCGGGATGGTTATGGGGTTAAAACAAGAAATTTCTGAGGCTGATGCATTGATTATTTCGGTAAATGAACATAATGGGAGCTGGAGTGCTTTTTTTAAAAATGTAATAGATTGGTTATCTCGACTAGATCGTAATTTTCTGGAAGGAAAGAAGATTTTATTAATGAGTACTTCTCCCGGAAAAAGAGGAGGATTAAGCTCATTAGAATTTGCTAAAAATGTGTTTCCCAGGTTTGGTGCCGAGATCGTAGAGAGTTTTAGTTTTCCTTCTTTTTATGATAATTTTTCTATAGAATCCAATACAGTAACAGATGAGACACTTTTATTGGGATTAAACGAAGTTCTCAGTACTTTTGCACATCAAATCTAA
- a CDS encoding serine hydrolase domain-containing protein, translating into MKSKLSLLFIFFMLLVACKESKKNTPKNEKPLSKEIVLDENDIYSVLVSKNNQIVFEEYYNGKTSENVSNVQSLTKGIMSILIGIAIDKKFITSENETIDTYFADEFKDIEDERKKTITIKHLLNQTSGLSWKGFLEHQNWINSENPIAFVLQKKLEHTPGETYNYNTGATHLLSAILNKSTGKTTLEFANENLFNALAINTVNWEKRNDGHYDGGGLGLEMKPGDLLKIGQLLEHKGTYNGVEIVSKSWVEKLFDVNEKLATDWGLRNSKHGFCWYHANLNEDRINYGMGYGGQFIIMIADKNLVIVTTHNHDTPNGIKQQIKFLNGKLPLLIEKYGN; encoded by the coding sequence ATGAAAAGTAAATTATCCCTATTATTTATCTTTTTTATGCTACTTGTTGCATGTAAAGAATCAAAAAAGAATACTCCCAAAAATGAGAAACCATTATCTAAGGAAATAGTACTCGATGAAAATGATATCTATTCGGTATTAGTTTCTAAGAATAATCAAATTGTATTTGAAGAATATTATAATGGAAAAACATCAGAGAATGTATCAAACGTTCAGTCTCTTACCAAAGGAATTATGAGTATTCTTATTGGAATTGCAATCGATAAAAAATTTATTACCAGTGAGAATGAAACCATTGATACATACTTCGCCGATGAATTCAAAGATATTGAAGACGAGAGAAAAAAGACGATCACTATTAAGCACTTGCTAAATCAAACCTCTGGACTTTCCTGGAAAGGTTTCTTAGAGCATCAAAACTGGATAAATAGTGAAAACCCAATAGCATTTGTCTTACAAAAAAAATTAGAGCACACTCCTGGAGAAACATATAATTACAATACCGGCGCTACCCACCTACTATCTGCTATCCTAAATAAATCTACAGGAAAAACAACTCTTGAGTTTGCAAATGAAAATTTGTTCAATGCATTAGCTATTAATACTGTAAATTGGGAAAAACGAAATGATGGTCATTATGATGGTGGTGGACTTGGATTAGAAATGAAGCCTGGTGATCTTTTAAAAATAGGTCAATTATTAGAGCATAAGGGTACATATAATGGTGTTGAAATAGTTTCTAAATCATGGGTAGAAAAACTATTTGATGTAAACGAAAAATTAGCTACCGATTGGGGGCTAAGAAATTCTAAACATGGTTTTTGTTGGTATCATGCAAATCTAAATGAGGATCGTATTAATTATGGAATGGGATATGGCGGACAATTCATAATCATGATTGCTGATAAAAACCTGGTGATCGTTACAACACATAATCACGATACACCAAACGGAATTAAACAACAAATCAAATTCTTAAATGGAAAACTTCCGTTATTAATTGAAAAATATGGTAATTAA
- a CDS encoding leucine-rich repeat domain-containing protein encodes MKNVKLFIALCIGVIPILYSSNDSILLETTNQVVLSYCLAKEDPTRIFAVDSKTAELSKEGKITVHLNNAIETIKGNIIFTDANLKKALLTHTPIIDTNSDGEISENEAKNVKELFLNRKNIYDLSEIKYFTALTKLECNNNQLTTLDISKNTALDRLSCIQNQLTTLDVSKNTKLRSLNCIQNQLTTLDISKNTALKWLICGYNQLTALDTSKNTKLTHLACNYNQITTLDISKNMLLKWLVCSYNQLSTLDTSKNTELEFLNCPNNQLTTLDTSKNRALEFLNCQNNELNTLDICKNIVLTRLECDNNQLHFLNMKNGNNVAFTEVSLKNNPSLTCITVDNPTGSYVNKWQKDATTSYTNDCSTP; translated from the coding sequence ATGAAAAATGTAAAACTTTTTATAGCACTGTGCATTGGTGTTATTCCTATCTTATACTCCAGCAATGATAGTATCCTGCTAGAAACCACCAATCAAGTAGTTTTATCCTATTGCCTTGCAAAAGAAGATCCTACTAGAATTTTTGCCGTAGACTCAAAAACAGCAGAACTAAGCAAAGAAGGAAAAATAACAGTACATCTAAACAATGCTATAGAAACTATTAAAGGCAATATCATATTTACTGATGCTAATTTAAAAAAAGCATTGTTGACGCATACCCCAATAATAGATACTAATAGTGATGGAGAAATCTCTGAAAATGAAGCTAAAAATGTAAAAGAACTTTTTCTAAATCGTAAAAACATCTACGATCTCTCAGAAATCAAATATTTTACAGCGTTGACCAAGTTAGAATGTAACAATAATCAACTCACTACTTTGGATATAAGTAAAAATACAGCCTTAGATCGACTGTCTTGTATTCAAAATCAACTTACTACTCTGGATGTAAGCAAAAATACGAAATTAAGATCCCTGAATTGTATTCAAAATCAACTTACTACTCTGGATATAAGTAAAAATACAGCGTTGAAATGGTTGATTTGTGGTTATAATCAACTCACTGCTCTAGACACAAGTAAAAATACAAAATTGACTCATTTGGCTTGTAATTATAATCAAATCACTACTCTGGATATAAGCAAAAATATGTTGCTAAAATGGCTGGTCTGTAGTTATAATCAACTTAGTACTCTAGATACAAGTAAAAATACAGAATTAGAATTTCTAAATTGCCCAAATAATCAACTCACTACTCTGGATACGAGTAAAAATAGAGCCTTAGAATTCCTAAATTGTCAAAATAATGAACTCAATACTCTCGATATATGCAAAAATATAGTGCTTACCAGATTAGAATGTGATAATAATCAACTCCATTTTCTAAACATGAAAAACGGGAACAATGTTGCTTTTACCGAGGTAAGTCTAAAAAACAATCCCTCTCTTACTTGTATAACTGTAGATAATCCTACTGGATCATATGTAAACAAATGGCAAAAAGATGCTACTACAAGCTATACTAACGATTGTAGCACGCCATAA
- a CDS encoding NYN domain-containing protein — MDLNLAVLIDGDNIPSSYIKEMMEEIAKYGNPTIKRIYGDWTKPDLTKWKKILLENAITPIQQYGYTKGKNATDSAMIIDAMDILYSEKVTGFCLVSSDSDFTRLATRLREAGMKVFGIGEKKTPDPFIVACDKFIYLEILKYEAEENESESIDNKAVSKNSVDKITSKEIKLISHTISDVADDDGWAFLGDVGSLLQKKQPNFDSRNYGFQKLTPLIKSIKNFEIEQREAAKGRSKLIYVRNKRQRKK; from the coding sequence ATGGATTTAAATCTTGCAGTATTAATCGACGGTGATAATATACCATCTTCGTATATAAAAGAAATGATGGAAGAAATTGCAAAATATGGCAATCCAACTATCAAAAGAATTTATGGCGACTGGACTAAACCAGATCTTACAAAGTGGAAAAAAATTCTTCTGGAAAATGCAATAACACCTATCCAGCAATATGGGTATACAAAAGGTAAAAATGCTACAGATTCTGCAATGATTATAGACGCAATGGATATTCTATATTCTGAAAAAGTGACTGGCTTCTGTTTAGTATCTAGTGATAGTGATTTTACTCGTTTAGCAACAAGACTTAGAGAGGCAGGAATGAAAGTCTTTGGAATAGGAGAAAAAAAGACACCAGATCCATTTATTGTAGCTTGTGATAAATTTATTTATCTCGAAATTCTTAAATACGAAGCAGAAGAAAATGAATCGGAATCTATTGATAATAAAGCCGTTTCTAAAAACAGTGTTGATAAAATCACTTCAAAAGAGATTAAATTAATTTCGCATACTATATCCGACGTAGCCGATGATGATGGTTGGGCTTTTCTTGGAGATGTTGGTAGTTTGTTACAAAAAAAGCAACCAAATTTTGATTCCAGAAACTACGGTTTTCAGAAATTAACTCCTTTAATCAAGTCTATTAAAAATTTTGAAATTGAACAACGTGAAGCTGCTAAAGGACGGTCTAAGTTAATTTATGTGCGAAATAAAAGACAAAGGAAAAAATAA
- a CDS encoding metal-dependent hydrolase, whose amino-acid sequence MASIFAHGFTAYAFGKSFSKEIYTKKLWILGIICSILPDADVIGFKFGITYESFWGHRGFSHSLLFALLLGIIVTFIFYSKKAYPKTRVALILYFTVCTAFHGVLDAMTTGGLGIAFFSPFDTTRYFFPWRPIQVSPIGASKFFSTWGIKVLLSELIWVAIPTSIYILVIRYFRKRKN is encoded by the coding sequence ATGGCCTCTATCTTTGCTCATGGATTTACAGCATATGCCTTTGGTAAAAGTTTTTCGAAAGAAATATATACCAAAAAGTTATGGATATTAGGAATTATCTGTTCTATCCTTCCTGACGCAGATGTCATAGGTTTTAAATTTGGTATAACGTATGAAAGTTTTTGGGGGCATAGAGGGTTTTCGCATTCATTACTCTTTGCTTTACTCCTGGGGATTATAGTTACTTTTATTTTCTATTCTAAAAAAGCATATCCCAAAACAAGAGTTGCACTAATCTTATATTTTACGGTTTGCACGGCTTTTCATGGCGTTCTTGATGCTATGACTACAGGGGGACTTGGGATTGCATTCTTCTCTCCTTTTGATACTACCCGATATTTTTTTCCGTGGCGACCGATTCAGGTATCGCCAATTGGCGCTAGTAAGTTTTTTAGTACCTGGGGCATTAAAGTATTGTTAAGTGAGTTGATCTGGGTCGCCATACCAACAAGTATTTATATCTTAGTAATTCGTTATTTCAGAAAACGAAAAAACTAA
- a CDS encoding DEAD/DEAH box helicase yields the protein MTFRDLNLNTQLLNALDDLGFETPTPIQEKAFAPVMSGKDVVGIAQTGTGKTYAYMLPILRMLKYSVQQNPRILVLVPTRELVVQVVDEIEKLSTYINLRVTGVYGGTNINTQKQAVSQGLDIIVATPGRLYDLAVSRALQLKSIQKLVIDEVDVMLDLGFRHQLMNIFDILPRQRQNIMFSATMTDEVDQMISEIFIKPQKISIAKSGTPLENIKQYGYKIPNFYTKVNLLEQLLSDKETYHKTLIFVGFKKIADRLFEQLEKKYADEICIIHSNKTQNYRLRSIEQFRKGENRILIATDVMARGLDIENVSQVINLDTPEYPENYMHRIGRTGRAEKEGVSFVLTTEKEQEHLEAIESLMEMKIEQLDIPSGVEISDQLTPEEQPKVKEINNPHKRPNDEVGASFHEKKEKNKKVNLGGSYQREIKKKYKKPKTKGDKTYNLKNKNKKR from the coding sequence TTGACTTTTCGAGATTTAAATCTAAACACACAACTTCTTAATGCCCTTGACGATTTAGGGTTTGAGACTCCTACACCTATTCAGGAAAAAGCTTTTGCCCCGGTAATGTCTGGAAAAGATGTTGTAGGTATTGCACAAACAGGTACTGGTAAAACATATGCTTATATGCTTCCGATTTTAAGGATGCTAAAATATTCTGTACAACAAAACCCAAGAATATTGGTCTTAGTTCCTACGCGAGAACTTGTTGTACAGGTAGTTGATGAAATCGAAAAACTCTCTACGTATATCAATCTGCGAGTAACAGGAGTGTATGGAGGTACGAATATCAATACACAAAAACAAGCCGTTTCGCAAGGGTTGGATATTATAGTTGCTACTCCAGGGCGTTTATATGATCTGGCCGTAAGCAGAGCTTTACAACTTAAATCTATTCAGAAACTGGTAATCGATGAAGTCGATGTAATGTTAGATTTAGGATTTAGACATCAATTGATGAATATTTTTGATATCCTTCCGCGACAGCGACAAAATATTATGTTTTCGGCTACAATGACAGATGAAGTAGATCAAATGATTTCGGAAATATTTATCAAACCACAAAAAATATCAATTGCCAAAAGCGGAACACCTCTTGAAAACATCAAACAGTATGGTTACAAGATTCCAAATTTTTATACAAAAGTTAATCTGCTGGAACAATTGCTTTCTGATAAAGAAACCTATCACAAAACACTAATTTTTGTTGGTTTTAAAAAGATCGCCGATCGTTTATTTGAGCAGTTAGAAAAAAAATACGCAGACGAGATTTGTATTATACACTCTAACAAAACTCAAAACTATAGATTACGGAGTATAGAGCAGTTTAGAAAAGGAGAAAATCGAATATTGATCGCTACAGATGTAATGGCCAGAGGTTTGGACATAGAAAATGTAAGTCAGGTAATTAATCTCGACACCCCAGAATATCCAGAAAATTATATGCACCGTATCGGTAGAACCGGTCGTGCCGAAAAAGAAGGAGTCTCGTTTGTACTTACTACAGAAAAAGAACAAGAACATCTGGAAGCTATCGAAAGTTTGATGGAGATGAAAATCGAGCAATTAGACATTCCCTCTGGTGTAGAAATTTCTGATCAGCTTACTCCAGAAGAACAACCCAAGGTTAAAGAAATCAACAACCCTCATAAACGACCTAATGATGAAGTTGGGGCTTCTTTTCATGAAAAGAAAGAAAAAAATAAAAAAGTAAACCTGGGAGGTTCATACCAACGAGAAATTAAGAAAAAATATAAAAAACCTAAAACCAAAGGGGATAAAACATATAACTTAAAAAACAAAAACAAGAAACGATAA
- the pabB gene encoding aminodeoxychorismate synthase component I has protein sequence MRSVQQYTLEDFSEFKSKLLHWGQQFEEAIWLDSNSYSQQYSSYDAVLAVDAFTTIKTDYYNGFDRLKEYQNVTSDWIFGYLSYDLKNDTEDLISENKDELCFPDLYFFQPKKLFLLKGNILEMHYLRMVDDEMEEDFKEITEHSLLKKDTIEQPCGKVKISLRITKDEYKEKVNEMLAHIHRGDIYEANFCQEFFAKNSCIDPLQTYYHLNDISKPPFATFFRMNDHYLLSASPERYLRKEGQKVISQPIKGTAKRSQDIEEDKRLVSDLYKDPKERSENVMIVDLVRNDLSRTATKGSVIVEELCKVYSFKQVHQMISTVTSTIDDTISPVDVIKTTFPMGSMTGAPKISAMQIIENLEKSKRGLYSGAVGYFTPDGDFDFNVVIRSILYNEERQYISYTVGGAITAKSDPDKEYEECLLKAKAMREVLEGV, from the coding sequence GTGCGAAGTGTTCAACAATATACTTTAGAAGATTTTTCAGAATTTAAAAGCAAGCTATTACATTGGGGACAGCAATTTGAAGAGGCTATTTGGCTGGATTCTAATAGCTATTCACAGCAATATTCAAGTTATGATGCGGTATTGGCAGTAGATGCTTTTACGACGATTAAAACCGATTATTATAATGGTTTTGATAGGCTAAAAGAATATCAAAACGTAACTTCGGATTGGATTTTTGGATATCTTTCTTATGATCTTAAAAATGATACAGAAGATTTAATTTCTGAAAATAAGGACGAGTTATGTTTTCCGGATTTGTACTTTTTTCAGCCTAAAAAACTTTTTCTGCTCAAAGGAAACATTCTTGAAATGCATTATTTGAGAATGGTAGATGATGAAATGGAAGAAGATTTTAAGGAAATCACAGAGCATTCTTTACTCAAAAAAGATACTATAGAGCAACCTTGTGGTAAGGTAAAAATAAGCCTTCGTATCACAAAAGATGAATATAAAGAGAAGGTAAATGAAATGCTTGCCCATATACATCGAGGAGATATTTATGAAGCGAATTTCTGTCAGGAGTTTTTTGCAAAAAACAGTTGTATTGACCCTTTACAGACATATTATCATTTAAATGATATTTCAAAACCTCCTTTTGCCACATTTTTTAGGATGAATGATCACTATTTATTATCAGCTTCACCAGAACGCTATTTGCGAAAAGAAGGACAAAAAGTAATTTCACAACCCATAAAAGGAACGGCAAAAAGATCACAAGATATTGAGGAAGATAAGAGATTAGTATCAGATCTTTATAAGGATCCAAAAGAAAGATCAGAAAATGTAATGATTGTAGATCTGGTACGAAATGATTTATCACGTACTGCAACCAAAGGATCGGTTATTGTTGAGGAATTGTGTAAGGTGTATTCGTTTAAACAAGTGCATCAAATGATATCTACGGTAACTTCTACAATTGATGATACCATTTCTCCTGTTGATGTTATCAAAACAACTTTCCCAATGGGAAGTATGACCGGAGCACCTAAGATTTCTGCAATGCAAATAATAGAAAACCTCGAAAAGTCTAAAAGAGGTTTATATAGTGGAGCCGTAGGATATTTTACCCCAGATGGAGATTTTGACTTTAATGTAGTAATTAGAAGTATTCTCTACAATGAGGAACGCCAATATATATCATATACCGTTGGTGGAGCTATAACTGCCAAGTCAGATCCCGATAAAGAATACGAAGAATGTTTACTTAAGGCAAAAGCAATGCGAGAAGTACTAGAAGGGGTGTAG
- a CDS encoding DUF1028 domain-containing protein: protein MKSLVAKGGIFFIILMSFQVEAQQVYKEKFAHTFSIVARDKTTGEMAVGVQSHWFSVGSIVSWGQSGVGVVATQSFVNPAYGPNGLALMSEGKSAKEALDLLVAKDDGKDFRQVAFLDAKGNATAFTGEKCIVSAHHIVGDNYAVQANMMLNDKVVPAMAKAFEEHKDLPLADRVVKVLIAAQEAGGDIRGKQSAALVVVNAKPAKNSWEDKKVNLRVDDHATPLVELQRLLQVHKAYEYMNKGDLAVEVGDMEMALQAYGSAEQLFPENLEMKYWKAVALANNKRLDEALPVFKQIFDKDDNWRELTKRLPKSGLLTVSKTQLNQILTL, encoded by the coding sequence ATGAAATCATTAGTAGCAAAAGGAGGAATATTTTTCATTATTCTAATGTCCTTTCAGGTAGAAGCTCAACAGGTCTATAAAGAAAAGTTTGCACATACTTTTTCTATTGTAGCAAGAGATAAAACTACCGGAGAAATGGCAGTAGGAGTGCAAAGTCACTGGTTTTCTGTAGGGTCGATTGTATCGTGGGGGCAATCTGGTGTTGGCGTGGTAGCAACACAATCCTTTGTTAATCCAGCATACGGCCCTAATGGGCTTGCACTTATGTCTGAAGGTAAAAGTGCAAAAGAAGCACTCGATCTTCTGGTAGCTAAAGATGATGGAAAAGATTTTAGACAAGTAGCTTTTCTGGATGCAAAAGGTAATGCAACTGCTTTTACTGGTGAAAAATGTATTGTCTCTGCACATCATATCGTTGGAGATAACTATGCTGTACAAGCCAATATGATGCTTAATGACAAAGTGGTTCCTGCAATGGCCAAGGCTTTTGAAGAACATAAAGACCTACCCCTGGCCGATCGTGTAGTCAAAGTACTTATCGCTGCTCAGGAAGCCGGAGGAGACATTAGAGGTAAGCAATCTGCTGCACTGGTGGTCGTGAATGCAAAACCAGCCAAAAACTCCTGGGAAGATAAAAAAGTAAACCTAAGAGTAGATGATCACGCAACACCATTAGTAGAATTACAACGCCTATTACAAGTACACAAAGCCTATGAATATATGAATAAAGGAGACCTGGCAGTAGAAGTCGGAGATATGGAAATGGCTCTCCAAGCCTATGGATCTGCAGAACAATTATTTCCAGAAAATTTAGAAATGAAGTATTGGAAAGCAGTAGCATTGGCTAATAACAAAAGACTTGATGAAGCATTGCCTGTATTTAAGCAAATTTTTGATAAAGATGATAATTGGAGAGAACTCACCAAAAGGCTCCCAAAATCAGGATTATTAACCGTATCAAAAACACAACTTAATCAAATCCTTACCTTATAG
- the tilS gene encoding tRNA lysidine(34) synthetase TilS, whose protein sequence is MKNRKTSIQNLLLQEFKDHITENLSFLSESKLLIACSGGLDSVMLVRLCQALHLQYSIAHCNFKLRGEESDKDANFVTQLSNELRSSVFITQFDTNKYAADHNLSIQMAARELRYDWFKKLALEHQFDYILTAHHADDNLETFLINLSRGTGIEGLTGIPEVNGVFVRPLLPFSRAQILAYAKKNDWQWREDSSNKSTKYLRNKLRLDVIPELKGVNPQFLENFNTTLEYLKQSNEFIKNQIIQLKKELFEVSENDIIKIPINRLMDYGDPKTSLYFLLKEYGFTAWGDIEHMITGQSGKQIFSGTHRLVKAREYLLLSPISEKIENRNYSIPEAESMLMIPPGTLKFKMISEISDIDLKTIYVDKEKLKYPLTVRKWKEGDYFYPLGMKGKKKLSKYFKDEKLSLLAKERVWLLCSGKEIIWIINYRADNRFKIIPQTKQILKITIA, encoded by the coding sequence TTGAAAAATCGAAAAACTTCAATCCAGAATCTGTTGTTACAAGAGTTTAAAGATCATATTACTGAAAACCTTTCATTTCTATCAGAAAGCAAACTACTAATTGCATGTAGTGGTGGATTAGATAGTGTTATGCTTGTAAGACTTTGCCAGGCATTACATCTGCAATATAGTATCGCGCATTGTAATTTTAAACTAAGAGGAGAAGAAAGTGATAAGGATGCAAACTTTGTTACTCAATTGTCTAATGAGCTTCGATCTTCGGTTTTTATTACACAATTTGATACCAACAAATATGCCGCAGATCATAATTTATCCATACAGATGGCAGCCAGGGAGCTACGGTATGATTGGTTTAAGAAACTAGCTCTAGAGCATCAGTTTGATTATATTCTCACTGCGCATCATGCAGATGATAATCTAGAAACTTTTTTAATTAACCTGTCCAGAGGTACCGGGATAGAAGGGTTAACGGGTATACCAGAAGTTAATGGGGTTTTTGTACGGCCGTTATTACCTTTTTCGAGAGCGCAAATTTTGGCGTATGCAAAAAAGAATGATTGGCAATGGAGAGAAGATAGCAGTAATAAAAGTACAAAGTATCTTAGAAATAAACTTCGTCTAGATGTAATTCCGGAGTTAAAAGGTGTTAATCCTCAGTTTTTAGAGAATTTTAATACCACTTTAGAATATCTAAAACAGAGTAACGAATTTATTAAAAACCAGATAATTCAACTTAAAAAAGAGCTGTTCGAGGTTTCAGAAAATGATATCATTAAGATACCTATTAATAGATTAATGGATTACGGAGACCCAAAAACTAGCCTGTATTTTTTATTAAAAGAATATGGTTTTACAGCATGGGGAGATATAGAACATATGATCACTGGTCAATCAGGGAAACAAATTTTTTCGGGAACCCATCGTTTGGTAAAGGCTAGAGAATACTTATTATTGAGTCCGATATCAGAAAAAATAGAGAATCGCAATTACAGCATACCCGAAGCCGAAAGTATGTTAATGATTCCCCCAGGAACCCTCAAATTTAAAATGATATCCGAAATATCGGATATTGATCTCAAGACCATTTATGTTGATAAAGAAAAGTTAAAGTACCCATTAACTGTAAGAAAATGGAAAGAAGGCGACTATTTTTATCCTCTGGGAATGAAAGGGAAAAAGAAATTGAGTAAATATTTTAAAGATGAAAAATTATCTTTACTAGCCAAAGAAAGAGTATGGTTATTATGTTCTGGAAAAGAAATAATTTGGATTATAAACTATAGAGCAGATAATAGATTTAAGATAATACCCCAAACAAAACAAATACTTAAAATAACAATAGCCTGA